The DNA sequence AGAGAGATTTGGGGAGAAAGAGGAAAAGCATAGAGATGAAGATTCAAGAGATAGAGGCTAAGATACATAAAAACCCCCTGAACAAGGAGCTCCAGACAGAGCTTGCGGAAGAAAAGAAGAAACTGAATAAACTCTAGGTTTTATAAAATTAAATAATTGTAAATCACGGCCTCAGGGCTATGATTCACGATTCAACAAGTGATTTTTCTTTCAGTGTTTCTGTATGCGTCGTTTTTGCCATATACCGCTTTTTTCCCAGCACTTCTCTGGCAAGCAGCGTCATAATGGCACCTATCATGAAGGAAACTGCCGCTATGAGGAAAATGTCAGAATAAGCCAGGTGAGCTGGCATTATAACGGTGGAATTACCCACAATATATGAGGCAGTGATTGTTGACATTATGGATCCTGCCACTGGCGCTCCGACACTGCTCCCCACGCTCCTGAATGTCCCGTTCATGGCTGTTGCCAGTCCCATATCTTTTGGGTTAACTGTCAGAACGATCAGGTTTATGAGGGATGCATTGAGCATAGCCAGGCCAGCTCCGGTGATGAATTCAAAGACCAGCATCTGGGTGAAGCTTTGAGATACAGCTTCAAGAAGGAATCCCACTGCAGAAAGCACCGACCCCAGTATGGCGAATGGCTTCACTCCAACCCGTGATACATATGCGCCTGTGATCGGGGCAAGAACCAGCATCCCAAGGGCAAATGGCACGAGGGCAATGCCGGTTTCGAGTATGTCCCTCCCGAAACCAGATGGCTCCGGAAGATCAAACCTGTATGTGAGGGCCTGCATCGCAAGAAACATCCCCATTCCGGATATTGTCAGGACAACATTGGCTACCATTACATTTCTCTCGGCCAGCAGCTTGAAATTCAATATTGCCTCTCCGACTCTCCTCGAATACCTGAGTTCGTATATTGTCAGCGGGAAGAGCAAGATAAATCCGGCCGTTAACAGGAAAAAGGTGTTGAAGGAATACCAGCCCCATGACGGAGCTTCTGAAAGGGCAAAGACAAAGAATGCCAGGGAGGATCCCAGCATTGCAGCCCCATAATAGTCAATCTTTGCACCGGGGCGCCTGAACCTGGATTCTTTTATCACTATTATCGTAACAATTACCAGTGCTATTACAAATGGTATAGCCGTGTGGTATGTCATCCGCCACCCATAGTCATTTGAAACAAATGAACCAAGAGGAAGGCTTATCGCGAACCCTGCGCCGAACATTGCACTTATTATGGCCTGTGCCCTTGGGACTATCTCCTTTGGGAATTCTTCTCTTGCAAGGCTCATTCCGAGAGGCATTATTGTCAGGCCTATTCCCTGTATTGTCCTGGAAACCACCATGAAAGTAAAATTCGGTGAAAATCCGGTTACAGACACAGCTACAGCATAAACGACCAGGACAATGGTGAGCATCTTCTTTTTTCCGTATATATCTCCCAGCTTTCCGACTACGGGGGTCATTGCAACGCCGCCGACAAGATACGCTGACAGGAGGAGACTGACCTGCGCAGACGTTACATTGAAATCGTGTGCAATTGTAGGAAGCGACGGAGTCAGCATTCCCTCAATGTACATAACTATGAGAACCAGGCCCGCCAGTATAAGCATTACGCGGGTAGCATATTTGCTGTCATATTCTGACATACTTCTATAATCTGATGGCTGAGACTCTGTCATAAAATTTCTTTCTCCTTCCTGTCTGTGTTTTTCATTACGACCTTCCTTACTTTCATGGCGAGCCCGGAAAGAATTTCACCCAGTTCACTTAGTCTTTGTTCAGGAATGTCTCCAAGAACTTCGCTCATCAATCTTGCTTGGTATTGTTCCATCCTGGAGAATAAAGTCAGGCTCTTCTCTGTCAGTGTTAGCAGGATAACCCTTCTGTCATTCGGGTCAGGCTGCCTTCTCACCCACCCCTGTGATTCAAGCGTGTCTGTGAGTCCTGTTACTGTTGCATTGCTGACCCGGAGAAAACCTGCAATTGATGACAGGTGCTGGGGACCATTTATGCCTATGTACCTCAGTATGAAATATTGCGGCATAATAATGCCCTCACTCCTGACCAGTTCCATCTGGAGGAACATAATCTCCTGATGAAGCGATTTTAACCCTTCCGTGAACTGTGAGTACCCACCTACCTTTTGGGTTGGTACTTCATTGTCGTTTGATTTTTTTTCAGGCATGAATTGCCGTTAATTGGTAAGGAATACTTAAAGGTTTAGAATTACTAAATATTTATTTGTAAATTAAAAAATCCTGCTGTTCTTCAATCTGTAATAAAGCCGATAGGAGGGGGTAAGAGCTTTGTATTTATCGTTCCAGTGCTTTTAACGTTCTGTGGGGCTAAAGGCTATTTTATTACCTGCAACTCGGCACTATGTTATTCTCATTTATAACCAAGCTGTGCTTATTGGGTCTTCACGAACATAACTGAACGGAGTAGTGCAATGAATACAAGTTAATTACCAACGCGGGTATCCGGGTTAAATGAAGGCTATCTGGCTCATAATACCATACGTAGTATTTACCTCATTTTCTTACTATTTCGCAAAGGATGGTCTTTACTTTGTCTCGCCTTTTCTTTTCATGGGGCTGAGGTACCTTATTGCCGGTCTGATACTTCTTGCAATATCCCGGAAACTCATCCTGACAAGAACCCTTGTCTATCTTTCAATAATGACAGCTGCAAGTACAATGTTCTGGGCATTTGGGCTAATGTATGTTTCACCTGCTGAATCCGCAGTCCTGAGTTATTCAATGCCTCTCTTCTCCCTTCCGATCGCATTCTTAATGGTCAGGGAGGAACCTTCACGCATGGAGATAGTGGGTATAACAATAGGATTTGCGGGTATAATTGTATACGGTTTACCGCTGATACATGGCTTCACTGCTATGGGAGTGATCCTCACTGTTGTAAACGCATTCTTCTGGGCCATGTTCACTGTTTTTTACCGAAAATTGAGGACAAAAGACCCTATAAGCATAAATGCCTCACAGTTTCTTATAGGTGCTGCGATCATGCTTGCTCTATCTCCGTTTTATCTCAGGGCAGACATTACAGCATCATTTGCAGTTGACCTGATCTGGATGGCAACACTTGGAGGAGCGGCCCAGTTTCTGATCTGGAATTTCCTGATACGTGAAAGCAGGGTCAATAAGATTACTGTGCTTGCATTTTCAGTTCCTATATTCACGATGATTCTTGGCGCATTTATGGCCATGGCTGTACCGGATGTTTTCTCCATTTCCGGAGTTGCTCTTATGTTCGCCGGGATTGTTCTGTCAAGAGTAAGGGGCGGTATATCATTCATAAAACGATCGGATGATAACCTAGAACATTAGCACTTAAAATGTGCAGAACACAAATAGTACTATCCCTGTTGATGAAGAATGCAAAAACAAAAGTGAAAAATAGAAATTATGGTTCAGTCGTAGCCACAGCCACACTGTATAGTCTCGATCTCGGACTCGTGTTCAGCTCCGCACTTCCTGCAAACATACTCCTTCATTTCCAGATGGGACACCTCCATGATTTTGCAATAACTGGTAGAATATAAATTTTGCCGTAATAGACTTCGTCATTCGCAGAATATTCTCAATTTATTTACTTTCTGGCCGGTAATTCACCCGCTTCTACGAAATAGCGGAGATAAAACATAAATGACATACATTATATAAGATTAAACGTTTTCATAACGTTGAAGCCTTACAAAATTGACTCGCTTGACATGAGCATCATTGAATTGTTGGAAGAGGACTGTTCCCAAACATACAACGAAATTGCGGAGAAAACAGGTAAGAACATCTGGACAGTCCGGGACAGAATATCCCTGCTCAAGCAGAGAGAGATAATAAAGGGCTGCAGGGCGGATATTGATTATTCCAAGCTTGGGTATGGATGCCGGGCAGTGATCGGGTTCAATGTGCCTGCAGAGAAGATTGACGATATAGTGAAGTTTGTCAAAAGCCAAAAGCGAATCAAGAAGCTCACAGTAACAACGGGAGAAAGGAGATTCATGATAGACCTCATCGGATCGGATTGTGCAGAAATAAGGGAATATGCAAGAAAGGTTCTACCGGACTACGGAATATATGACGTGGATCTCGAGGTAGTGCTCGATCAGATTCCATGAAATGTATAGCTGTAAACAAATTTTTATTTTCCGGACGCTTATTCGGCAATAATTTCTGTAGTCAATTGGAGAAATTCGTCTCGTGCCAAATAATAAGCGCGAAATACTGGTAAACCAGATTATATGATGAAGACCTTAGAAAAATGCATATAACCATGGGGTTTGTCATGAAATTTGCTGATGCTCCTCCTAAGGGATGGTGGTAAGAAAATGCAACGCTTTACCAATGGGAAGGAGGTGATGCAAAAAAGGCTAGATACCCCCATGCTGCATAATTAGGCACTATGTACAGATGAGCCAGACCAGAACGTAAAGTCAGGTAAGCTCTCGCAAATACCAATGAATCAGTTGGCAGTAGTCCTGCTGTACTCCCTGTACCATCTGATTGCTTCAGTTTGGATCGCAAGAATCAAATCGTTTTTACCTGCCTGGTATGCTTCGATGTCCTCGGGATATTGTTCCGCAAGACTCGTTTTGAGGTTACCATATTCTTTTGCCGCCTGCGGATGTGAGCGTAGGTAATCCCTGAAGGCAATGTGCCTTTCAATTTCCGGGTTCTGGGCCTCGAATACATGCACATGATGACTATGGTCTTCACCACCTTTCTGGAAATATCTCCGGCCGGGTATGCCGTTTTCTCCCAGGTATAAGTAGCCTATTTTTTCCATTTCGTCAGTGTATTCATCTACCTTTTCTATATTGCTTACGACGAGCAGGATATCGATTATAGGTTTCGATTTAAGCCCTGGAACCGATGTACTTCCGATGTGAAAAATTCCAACAGCATCCTCGCCGAATATCTCCTTAAGATTCATTGCTTCCTCCCCGAATAAGACCTGGTACTTCTCATCCCAAGGCAGGACCCTCACATGTCTCATATCTTAGCTGTATGATTAACGCAATAAAAATTTAATTGAATCAAATGTCAAAATAGCGTAATGAGGATGACCAAAGACATATTACAGCCGATAAAAGTGAACTCGGAATTTGGTCTTTGGCAGGTTTATGTGTAATTTCCGCACAACCTGGAACATAAAGAAGATTACCCGAACACTCAAAAAAGTTATTCTGCCCTATTTTTTGAGAAAATTGGTTAGTATCTATGCCTATAAATTGCGGTGACTCCTAGCGTGCATGTGAAAAGAAATGAACCGGTGGAAAAATATATTATTAGTAACGGAGTATAACTTTGTGGCAATTACAAAAGAAGAAGAGATGAAGGTAGCAGGAATTGCATTTTTCATCGGGATAGTCCAGTTTTTCCTGTTCATGCTCCTGGCAGAACTGGTCTATCCGAATTATAGCGTTTCCGGAAATTACATCAGTGACCTTGGAGTCGGAGGTACCGCATATATTTTTAATACTTCCATAGTTGTTCTCGGGTTGCTCATAATCGTCACCGGGTATTTCATCCGGAAATTATCCCGCCCGCTTCTGATTATCCTTATTCTTGCCGGCATCGGAGCAATGGGTGTCGGACTGTTCCCAGAGACAACCGGTTCTCCGCACCTCATTTTTTCACTGATCGTGTTTCTGATGGCTTCTATTGCCCCATATTTCCTTGTAGTGAAGATCAGGAACCTCATGTCGGTTATGTGGGCTATTCTTGGCACTGTTGGACTTATAGCCCTTATACTGTATATTCCAGGCATATATCTTGGCCTAGGCCATGGCGGAATGGAAAGGATGATTGTCTATCCTGACCTGCTGTGGGGAATTGGATTCGGCGGCTGGCTTATTGGAAACTTTTCCGGGAAACACGTTACACTGGATCATTAGTTCCCTCTGTCTGGAGAAACCGGTGCTTCCCGCTCAATGCCGGGAGCGCGGTAACTTTTTTTACTCTATATTCAGCAGTTCCTGCCCTTGCAAACGCATTTATAATCAATGATCATGGTTCAGGAGTGTACATACCGGAGTATTTCAGGCAGAAAGATTTTGGAGAAATAAGGCATTTCATAGAGGAGAACCTGTTCGCGTTGCTGCTTTTCCCAAAGGGCGACGAGGTAACGACAACGCTTATTCCCCTGATCCATGAAGTTGAGGAAGAGCGACTGGTCATATACGGTCACATGGCCAGGAACAATACTCAGTGGAAGGATGCACAGGACAGGAAGGTAACCATACTTTTCTTTGGACCTCACCATTATATCTCGCCGAGATGGTACGAAATCAGGAAATCCGTACCTACCTGGAACTATACCACTGTAAGGATCACAGGTATACTCAGGGTTCTGGACAGGGTCAATACAGAAGCTTTCCTGCTTAAGCTTTCGGCATTCCTTGACGAGGAGTGGCGAAAGGAAGGCCGGGAAAAGGAATCCTACTACCAGAAGATGATTGAAGAGATAGTTGCCTTCAGGATTGAGGCAAAGACTGTGGATGCTGCCTGGAAGCTGAGCCAGAATCACCCGATTGGTGACAGGAAAGGCGTTGTCGATAACCTTGAGAAGGCGGGTGACAGTGATGCCCAGATTATGGCCGCAACGATGAAGAGGATGATGAAAGAATAGTGGGACCTTTTGTAATGGAGCAGTTTTGCGTTGGCAGTCAGTAGCCGAGGAACTGTTCAGTCTTGATACGATCCTTTTCGATACCGAGATCGGATCTTGCAGTTCCGGCAATTTCTTCTACCATTCTAGGAGGCCCGCATATATAGAAAAAGGAATTTCCCAGGTCCTCGACATTCGTAGTAATGAAATCATGGTCTATCCTGCCAGCGTGAATATTCGGTGTACCACTAGCGGTTTCACCGGTTGAAGTGTAAAAAATTCGAAGTCGTTTATCAGTTGCAGCCATTTTATCTAGTTCGTCCCTGAAAATGAACTCTTTCCCGGACTTACCGGAGTAGAAAAGATGTATCCTGAAATTTCCACTGGTTGAAAGAGCATATCTTATCATGCTCCTGAATGGAGTTATTCCTATCCCTCCAGCGATAAGAACAATGATCCTGTCATTCCATATTTTTGATTCGAATGTGAAGTTCCCCACCGGTCCTAAGATGTCAACATCTTCGCCAACCTTGACGCTGTCAAGCTTTTTCTTGAAAGGAGATCCATTTGGATCGACGGTGGTAGTGATCCCTATGTATTTCCCCTCAAGTGGCGAAGTCGATATGGAGAAATGCCTCATCTTTCCCCTCTGGTCACCCTCGAGATCATGAAAACGCATGACTATGTGCTGCCCAGGTGCAAAATACATGGGGGATTCTTTCGACTCAAAGTAAAAGCTCTTTACCGTGTCAATCTCAGTCTTCTTCGCTTTTAATGCAAAACGCTTCCAACCTGTTCCATCAGCCATGCTATCATTCACCATTATCAGTGGTTCGAATATGATTTTCGCTATTGTCAGATACGTTTTTTCCATAGATAATCTTTGCTAGTACCGCTAATGCGGAACTCTTCTGTCAGGAATCCGGCCTAGTTACCAAATATGGGTGCCTTAAAACAGCCTATGGTAAGGGTAATTCATTGTAGCATCAAAGGA is a window from the Thermoplasmatales archaeon genome containing:
- a CDS encoding Putative FMN-binding domain protein — protein: MYIPEYFRQKDFGEIRHFIEENLFALLLFPKGDEVTTTLIPLIHEVEEERLVIYGHMARNNTQWKDAQDRKVTILFFGPHHYISPRWYEIRKSVPTWNYTTVRITGILRVLDRVNTEAFLLKLSAFLDEEWRKEGREKESYYQKMIEEIVAFRIEAKTVDAAWKLSQNHPIGDRKGVVDNLEKAGDSDAQIMAATMKRMMKE
- a CDS encoding transcriptional repressor MprA — translated: MPEKKSNDNEVPTQKVGGYSQFTEGLKSLHQEIMFLQMELVRSEGIIMPQYFILRYIGINGPQHLSSIAGFLRVSNATVTGLTDTLESQGWVRRQPDPNDRRVILLTLTEKSLTLFSRMEQYQARLMSEVLGDIPEQRLSELGEILSGLAMKVRKVVMKNTDRKEKEIL
- the ptr2 gene encoding HTH-type transcriptional regulator Ptr2 codes for the protein MKPYKIDSLDMSIIELLEEDCSQTYNEIAEKTGKNIWTVRDRISLLKQREIIKGCRADIDYSKLGYGCRAVIGFNVPAEKIDDIVKFVKSQKRIKKLTVTTGERRFMIDLIGSDCAEIREYARKVLPDYGIYDVDLEVVLDQIP
- the shyC_1 gene encoding Sulfhydrogenase 2 subunit gamma codes for the protein MEKTYLTIAKIIFEPLIMVNDSMADGTGWKRFALKAKKTEIDTVKSFYFESKESPMYFAPGQHIVMRFHDLEGDQRGKMRHFSISTSPLEGKYIGITTTVDPNGSPFKKKLDSVKVGEDVDILGPVGNFTFESKIWNDRIIVLIAGGIGITPFRSMIRYALSTSGNFRIHLFYSGKSGKEFIFRDELDKMAATDKRLRIFYTSTGETASGTPNIHAGRIDHDFITTNVEDLGNSFFYICGPPRMVEEIAGTARSDLGIEKDRIKTEQFLGY
- a CDS encoding dephospho-CoA kinase/protein folding accessory domain-containing protein; translation: MRHVRVLPWDEKYQVLFGEEAMNLKEIFGEDAVGIFHIGSTSVPGLKSKPIIDILLVVSNIEKVDEYTDEMEKIGYLYLGENGIPGRRYFQKGGEDHSHHVHVFEAQNPEIERHIAFRDYLRSHPQAAKEYGNLKTSLAEQYPEDIEAYQAGKNDLILAIQTEAIRWYREYSRTTAN
- a CDS encoding methyl viologen resistance protein SmvA, with the translated sequence MTESQPSDYRSMSEYDSKYATRVMLILAGLVLIVMYIEGMLTPSLPTIAHDFNVTSAQVSLLLSAYLVGGVAMTPVVGKLGDIYGKKKMLTIVLVVYAVAVSVTGFSPNFTFMVVSRTIQGIGLTIMPLGMSLAREEFPKEIVPRAQAIISAMFGAGFAISLPLGSFVSNDYGWRMTYHTAIPFVIALVIVTIIVIKESRFRRPGAKIDYYGAAMLGSSLAFFVFALSEAPSWGWYSFNTFFLLTAGFILLFPLTIYELRYSRRVGEAILNFKLLAERNVMVANVVLTISGMGMFLAMQALTYRFDLPEPSGFGRDILETGIALVPFALGMLVLAPITGAYVSRVGVKPFAILGSVLSAVGFLLEAVSQSFTQMLVFEFITGAGLAMLNASLINLIVLTVNPKDMGLATAMNGTFRSVGSSVGAPVAGSIMSTITASYIVGNSTVIMPAHLAYSDIFLIAAVSFMIGAIMTLLAREVLGKKRYMAKTTHTETLKEKSLVES
- a CDS encoding putative DMT superfamily transporter inner membrane protein, yielding MKAIWLIIPYVVFTSFSYYFAKDGLYFVSPFLFMGLRYLIAGLILLAISRKLILTRTLVYLSIMTAASTMFWAFGLMYVSPAESAVLSYSMPLFSLPIAFLMVREEPSRMEIVGITIGFAGIIVYGLPLIHGFTAMGVILTVVNAFFWAMFTVFYRKLRTKDPISINASQFLIGAAIMLALSPFYLRADITASFAVDLIWMATLGGAAQFLIWNFLIRESRVNKITVLAFSVPIFTMILGAFMAMAVPDVFSISGVALMFAGIVLSRVRGGISFIKRSDDNLEH